In Corylus avellana chromosome ca8, CavTom2PMs-1.0, the genomic stretch AAACAGATCGTGTTtgaatatacatatattacGTAGGTTGGGACTCTCACACAATTAAACACATAAACATAGAGAGATTACACGTATCTATGTGCTTATTTATTTACGTAGATTCGAACCCCCCAAGTAAAATATTATGCTTTCGCTTAGcggatataaaattatataagtaaacCCTAACTTGgcccattttaaaaaatgggttaGACTTGTCAACCCTAATCCGTTAATTTTATGTTGGCTTTTTCAATCCTATATTTATCAGCTCTAACTctactaatttaattaaataatacaaaCCTTCTACacttaggctttgtttggtaatggggatggggttggcccaAATATTGTTCAtcactattttttcaaaaaatcaacatcaaaatattctaactttttcacttttaatatcaaatcattcactttttattattattcaaataaaaaaatcactacaaaacaaaattttttcactttttcataccactttttcatttttttttataccaaacattcttactttttttcacatcaatctacatcaactacagtgtttaggccatctcatttgccaaacacccccttaatctattaattttgtataaaaCTTATATTGAATTCATTGATCGTGTCAACAatttacttatccaaaaagaCAAAGATATTTAAAGAGTAGAAGACCTGGGTATTTCAAAAAAGCAATCAAGAGGAACTTAAAAAGCGAGAAGACAGCTAGCTATGCATGGATTGATGAATCCTTGCCTTTTCTTACCTCACAACCGCGTAAAAACATATTCTGAAACCAAATCAATCAAGAACACTAGCGAAGACGTCAATTCTCCATTAGCTGTCTTTGTGCCCACAAATGCAAGCCAAGTCAACCCAAATCTCTCTTTCCTCAAGCATGCATTTTCCCAACCACTTCAACCCCACTCGGTGACCATCAATTGGCTTCTCCCACACACCTTCACATCCACACCTTCTCCCccacacttatatatatatatatatatacccctaATCATTTCCATGCACTTCACCCACCAATACCCTCTCCTTCACCCATCTCGATCTTTCAAAACTTGACTCCTCTAATCCACCATCCCACAtcgcccaaaaaaaattaagcatgaGCACTGCTCCTACTTTTGTTGCAACCAAGAACATGGCTTTAGCTCTTCTTCTATTCGGCTTCTTTTTGGCAGCATCGGCTGGCAACTTCTACGATGAGTTTGACATCACATGGGGTGATGGGCGTGCAAAAATACTCAACAACGGCCAGCTTCTCACGTTGTCTCTCGACAAGACCTCCGGCTCCGGTTTCAAGTCGAAGAAGGAGTACTTGTTTGGGAAGATTGATATGCAGCTAAAGCTTGTGCCCGGCAACTCCGCCGGAACCGTCACTGCATACTATGTAAGAGTCAATTGTTCTTCATCTCTGTCGTctctttttccttgttttcaTGTTGTTACTTGtgcgttatatatataaatataacacCTATTTGTTTATGCATGTTGCAGCTGTCATCTCTAGGGTCAGCTCATGACGAAATCGACTTTGAATTTCTTGGTAACCTTAGTGGAGACCCTTATATTCTGCACACAAACGTATTCACAGAGGGGAAAGGCAATAGGGAGCAACAGTTTTATCTTTGGTTCGACCCCACCAAGGACTTCCACACCTACTCCGTCCTATGGAATTCTCGAAGCATCATGTAACTCTCCCTCCATCTCTCTTAAAATATAAGCCAAGTTATTAAAATaagtattaatttaacatagttTTACGGTAACTTCAAATCTTGTTTCCATCATTTTTCTATTAGCTTATTCTTTCACGACAAGCGATTATTTAATATATTGGTATTAATTAGGGCAGGAAAATTCTAAGGTAATAGGAAGAAAATTTGGTCTTCAAGTGATCAAGGGTCACCATCCCATCACATAAGTCGCTATTTACTAAAACAAAATATCACATGACATGTTGATACATCACTTAAAaaccaaatttttgagaaaaagaattggaaaacctaacatttctcttacaACATATATGTCTAAAAATTTTAGGACAATCGATGATTTAACCATATCTCCATCACTCACTCTTTCCTAAGTGATAAGAGCTTGTTTAAGTgtgcgtttaacattcaaaaaatttatttgaagaaaaaaatacccgtttggtaaaataaattgaaagcgcttttaagggttcacagagcttaaaaataatcaaaacaaaaagttaaaaatgaagtttttgccaaaaaaaagttttttaacttaaaagctctatttctcaaacacaatctcaagtATGTTCAAACAtgctttaaatttaaatatagtATTCGAGTAGAGATTCTGAATTTAAATCTCTTGTGTCCATTATTAACCTtttatttcagttaaatattttatttgttgaacTTATCTATAAAGAATGAGTTTGGACACCAACACatgaaaaagagatgaaaaagagagtataagaatattaattaaataattaaatttttaagacgAATGATCATTTTTCTCTAACATCTGTCATGTTTCTTTTATAGTTTCTCTGTGGATGGTACTCCCATCAGAGAATTCAAGAATTTGGAATCAAAGGGGGTCTCCTTCCCCAAGAACCAAGCCATGTGGCTATACTCCAGCCTCTGGAACGCCGACGATTGGGCGACACGCGGCGGCCTTGTGAAGACCGATTGGAGCCAAGCCCCGTTCACCGCCTCTTACACAAACTTCAATGCCCAAGCCTGCGTTTGGTCCTCAGGCTCCTCCTCTTGTTCATCCAATTCCTCCGGCAACTCCTGGCTGACGGAATCCCTCGACACGACCGGGGCAGAAAGAATAAAGTGGGTACAAAAGAATTACATGATTTACAACTATTGCTCCGATACCAAGCGCTTCCCGCAGGGACTCCCGCCGGAATGTTCACATGCTTGAATTTAATGTAACCCCCACTTTCTTCTCGACGTTACATACATAGTTTGTCTTGTATAAGTGAAAAATAGGGGCCTTTTGTAATATGTCGGTTTTGCTCAAAGGGAGAGAAAGTGGGGATTTCTGTAATATGTCATAGTTTGTCTGGACATGTCGGTTTGGCTTAAAGGGAGAGAAAGTGGGGGTTTCTGTTTAGCATTCAATTTGGTTGTCTTTATGCACAAATAAATGCAATATGTTGGaaagaaactatatatatatatatatatatatatatatatatatttatgaactttcacgcgtttgaaagaaattttaaaattttaaaattctatcaaactttcaatttattttaatttttaaaataccatgTGAATGACGTGACTACACCCATCTAGGCAACATCTAGTGCCACTTTTGATGAGTaatcatattttatttgatGTTGTAGACTTGAGTGCACAATTACATTTGCTGACTTTAGGTGCACTAAACTTACGTAAACTTGTGGTTAATGTAATACTATTATGACTTAGAGCTCGTCAATCAAAAGGACCATCGGCTATTTCTAGTCCATGCCGCCAATAATGGCTTCTAACTTTAGCCCCCTAACACAAGCTAGATTCAACAATGAAGCACTTGCCGAAGTTATTGATCAGATGGTCTAGTGCTTGTCAATTACCAAAACCATAAGGGAGTTAATGGAGCTATCATTATCCgttgaatattttgtttttgttgcgaTGTTACAaacatacttttattttttaactaatgGTCATACTATTTTTTATGGTTTCTAATCTTCAAACCTTTATTACTATTTGTTAGAGACATTCATgagctttatattttttaccGTTATATTTTATGACTTGAAATTCAAGCATCTTCATGACTtttaatggaaaagaaatatcatcTTTAACATTCCTTTTCCGTTATATTTTTCATCGTTATATTTTATGACTTGAAATTCAAGCATCTTCATGACtttaaatggaaaagaaatatcatcTTTAACATTCCTTTTCCGTTTGTATCCGTTGGTTATTAAGAATTTCATGggttttaattctttaattgtTTTGACCGTTAGTCTTTAAATATGATTTATGGCTTTAGCTCATTAACAAAAGTTTTACATTTATCAATCGTTTGGTCATAGAATATTTTTAATGCTTCTAAGT encodes the following:
- the LOC132190222 gene encoding probable xyloglucan endotransglucosylase/hydrolase protein 23, with protein sequence MSTAPTFVATKNMALALLLFGFFLAASAGNFYDEFDITWGDGRAKILNNGQLLTLSLDKTSGSGFKSKKEYLFGKIDMQLKLVPGNSAGTVTAYYLSSLGSAHDEIDFEFLGNLSGDPYILHTNVFTEGKGNREQQFYLWFDPTKDFHTYSVLWNSRSIIFSVDGTPIREFKNLESKGVSFPKNQAMWLYSSLWNADDWATRGGLVKTDWSQAPFTASYTNFNAQACVWSSGSSSCSSNSSGNSWLTESLDTTGAERIKWVQKNYMIYNYCSDTKRFPQGLPPECSHA